In Terriglobales bacterium, one genomic interval encodes:
- a CDS encoding GNAT family N-acetyltransferase, with translation MKPAISIVEAIAPPQIEQARALFLEYAQSLGFSLCFQSFDKELAGLPGDYAPPEGRLLLAMAGATAAGCVALHKLEEGVCEMKRLYVRSEFRGSGAGRALAERVIAEARALGYRRMRLDTIAGQMDAAIALYRRLGFREIAAYRPNPVPGALYMELTL, from the coding sequence ATGAAGCCCGCAATTTCGATCGTGGAGGCCATTGCGCCCCCGCAGATCGAGCAGGCGCGAGCGCTGTTCCTCGAGTATGCGCAGTCGCTGGGGTTCAGTCTTTGCTTCCAGTCGTTCGATAAGGAACTGGCCGGATTGCCGGGAGACTACGCGCCCCCGGAGGGCCGGTTGCTGTTGGCGATGGCAGGCGCCACGGCTGCGGGATGCGTGGCTCTGCACAAGCTGGAAGAGGGCGTCTGCGAGATGAAGCGGCTGTATGTGCGTTCGGAGTTTCGCGGGAGCGGAGCCGGACGCGCGCTGGCGGAGCGCGTCATCGCTGAGGCCCGCGCCCTCGGTTACCGGCGGATGCGCCTGGATACGATCGCCGGCCAGATGGACGCCGCCATCGCCCTCTATCGGCGCCTGGGTTTCCGCGAGATCGCGGCCTACCGCCCGAACCCGGTCCCCGGCGCGCTGTACATGGAATTGACCCTGTAA
- the fabG gene encoding 3-oxoacyl-[acyl-carrier-protein] reductase: MAGLQGRVALVTGASQGIGRACALELARAGATVAAAARNEEKIAGVVKEITGAGGAAGAFKLDVASEDEVKAAVKAVVAQFGKLDILVNNAGITRDQLAMRMKRADWDAVLTTNLTGAFLCTQAAVGPMLKQRWGRIINITSVFGQMGQAGQANYAASKAGLIGLTMAMARELASRNITVNAVAPGFIETAMTEGLSAELKAEALKMIPLARVGSGLDVAHAVRFLASEEAGYITGHVLNVNGGMLMG, from the coding sequence ATGGCAGGTCTTCAAGGCCGTGTGGCGCTGGTGACGGGCGCATCGCAGGGGATCGGGCGGGCGTGTGCGCTGGAACTGGCGCGAGCGGGGGCAACGGTGGCGGCGGCCGCCCGCAACGAAGAAAAGATCGCCGGCGTGGTGAAGGAGATCACCGGCGCGGGTGGCGCCGCGGGCGCATTCAAGCTCGACGTGGCCAGTGAGGACGAGGTCAAGGCCGCGGTCAAGGCGGTGGTGGCGCAGTTCGGCAAGCTCGACATCCTGGTCAACAACGCCGGCATCACCCGCGATCAGCTCGCCATGCGCATGAAACGCGCCGACTGGGACGCGGTGCTGACCACCAATCTGACCGGCGCCTTCCTCTGCACGCAGGCGGCGGTGGGACCCATGCTGAAGCAGCGCTGGGGAAGGATCATCAACATCACCAGCGTCTTCGGGCAGATGGGGCAGGCGGGGCAAGCCAACTATGCCGCCTCGAAAGCGGGCCTGATCGGACTGACCATGGCCATGGCGCGCGAGCTGGCGTCGCGCAACATCACGGTGAACGCGGTGGCGCCGGGGTTCATTGAGACCGCGATGACCGAAGGCCTGTCGGCCGAGCTCAAGGCCGAGGCGCTGAAGATGATCCCGCTGGCACGGGTGGGCAGCGGCCTGGATGTGGCCCACGCCGTGCGCTTCCTGGCCTCGGAGGAAGCGGGCTACATCACCGGGCACGTGCTCAACGTGAACGGCGGCATGCTGATGGGGTGA
- a CDS encoding CPBP family intramembrane glutamic endopeptidase has product MRELFRRHPLPLFFLLAFSGFWACLALDRVPRLHYWVPFLGVFAPAVAAIIVTGMSDGESGIRRLMQRLGRWRVRPQWYAIAIGLPIMQALIATTVAVLLHKYKGLSLDALRPILPSMWVVFIFATGEELGWRGFALPHLLARYRAVYASLILGTLHSVWHWPLILLPHGLMSDLPLLPWTAAVLAEAIVFTWIFQNTGGSVLLAVLFHGTVNNSMLLFDAIDATWMPWIKSGICVVTGVAVLLAAGPDLTRKERPLPSVSASATR; this is encoded by the coding sequence ATGAGAGAACTCTTCCGGCGCCATCCTTTGCCGCTCTTCTTCCTGCTGGCGTTCTCTGGCTTCTGGGCCTGTCTCGCACTCGACCGTGTCCCCCGACTTCATTATTGGGTGCCATTCCTAGGCGTATTCGCGCCCGCAGTGGCCGCCATCATCGTCACCGGCATGTCCGACGGGGAGAGCGGGATCCGGCGACTCATGCAGCGACTGGGACGCTGGCGCGTCCGTCCGCAGTGGTATGCGATCGCCATTGGCCTGCCCATCATGCAGGCTTTGATCGCAACCACCGTGGCCGTGCTGCTACACAAGTACAAAGGTCTCAGCCTGGATGCACTGCGCCCCATCCTGCCATCGATGTGGGTGGTATTTATCTTCGCCACGGGCGAGGAACTTGGTTGGCGAGGCTTTGCCCTGCCTCATCTGCTCGCGCGCTACCGTGCTGTATATGCCAGCCTGATCCTGGGAACGCTGCACTCCGTATGGCATTGGCCCCTCATCCTGCTTCCCCATGGCTTGATGAGCGACCTCCCGTTGCTGCCTTGGACTGCCGCGGTTCTCGCCGAGGCCATCGTGTTCACCTGGATCTTTCAGAATACGGGCGGCAGCGTGCTGCTTGCGGTGCTTTTCCATGGCACGGTGAACAACTCCATGCTGCTGTTCGACGCCATTGACGCGACCTGGATGCCATGGATCAAGTCAGGCATTTGTGTCGTCACGGGAGTGGCGGTCTTGCTCGCGGCTGGCCCGGACCTCACTCGAAAAGAACGTCCGCTCCCTAGTGTCTCGGCATCCGCTACTCGCTGA
- a CDS encoding helix-turn-helix transcriptional regulator — MNIGETIRNFRLNKGMSQGDIEKRTGLLRCYLSRVENGHTIPSLDTLAKIASAMEVPLAQFFADAAHDNGQPGKPVPQLSDDEVRFLSQIRRYSASLNDSDRKLVLAMVKKMAASTAK; from the coding sequence ATGAACATAGGCGAAACTATCCGGAACTTCCGCCTCAACAAGGGCATGTCGCAGGGCGACATCGAGAAGCGCACGGGGCTTCTGCGCTGTTACCTGTCCCGGGTAGAGAACGGGCACACCATCCCCTCGCTGGACACGCTGGCCAAGATCGCTTCCGCCATGGAGGTCCCGCTGGCCCAGTTCTTCGCCGACGCCGCGCACGACAACGGGCAGCCGGGCAAGCCGGTGCCGCAGCTTTCCGACGACGAAGTGCGCTTCCTGTCGCAGATCCGGCGGTATTCCGCCAGCCTCAACGACAGCGACCGCAAGCTGGTGCTGGCCATGGTGAAGAAGATGGCCGCCAGCACGGCGAAGTAA
- a CDS encoding cation:proton antiporter, translating into MPHIPDPLLLQLFAIFVWAKVFAEGFERVGLPAVLGEILAGVVLGPYATHLIEPSPTVLSIAEIGAIFLLFTVGLETSPKELIRVGRVSLLVALAGIVAPFVFGFAYIRYVHGHPAHEATFVGAAMVATSVGVTARVMGDLRVLGSRVAKIILGAAVFDDVLGMILLAVVAGLASATGIAWVQLIVLAAEAVGFAVFMIFFAPKLVHRIRPGVERMSTRNAPLILALAICLGLSVAAERIGMAAIIGAFFAGLAFAEYSPEWNLQPRVNAINEFLAPFFFFTMGSRLDLGVFTPGILVASVIITVLAIAAKVIGCGLPVLKEGWSSALKVGVGMTPRGEVALIVALIGLQMDMISQAVYGIVIFMTAATTLLAPPVLRYLFRRDLAKGEVLEEAVSE; encoded by the coding sequence ATGCCACACATCCCCGATCCACTCTTGCTGCAGCTGTTCGCCATCTTCGTCTGGGCGAAGGTGTTCGCCGAGGGATTCGAGCGGGTGGGGCTGCCGGCAGTGCTGGGGGAGATCCTGGCCGGCGTGGTACTCGGTCCCTACGCGACGCACCTGATCGAGCCCAGCCCGACGGTGCTGTCCATCGCCGAGATCGGGGCCATCTTCCTGCTGTTCACGGTGGGACTGGAAACCAGCCCGAAGGAGCTGATCCGGGTGGGACGGGTCTCGTTGCTGGTGGCGCTGGCGGGGATCGTGGCGCCGTTCGTTTTCGGCTTCGCATACATCCGCTACGTGCATGGACACCCGGCGCATGAAGCCACCTTCGTGGGGGCGGCCATGGTGGCGACCAGCGTGGGAGTGACGGCGCGGGTCATGGGCGACCTGCGGGTGCTCGGGTCGCGGGTGGCGAAGATCATCCTGGGAGCGGCGGTCTTTGACGACGTTCTGGGGATGATCTTGCTGGCGGTGGTGGCGGGACTGGCCTCAGCCACCGGGATCGCATGGGTTCAGCTGATCGTGCTGGCGGCCGAGGCGGTGGGCTTCGCAGTCTTCATGATCTTCTTCGCGCCGAAGCTGGTGCACCGCATCCGGCCGGGAGTGGAACGGATGTCCACGCGGAACGCTCCCCTGATCCTGGCCCTGGCCATCTGCCTGGGACTCTCGGTGGCGGCGGAGCGGATCGGGATGGCGGCCATCATCGGGGCGTTCTTCGCCGGCCTGGCCTTCGCCGAATACTCGCCGGAATGGAACCTGCAACCGCGGGTGAACGCCATCAATGAATTCCTGGCGCCCTTCTTCTTCTTCACCATGGGTTCGAGGCTGGACCTGGGGGTGTTCACGCCCGGGATCCTGGTGGCATCGGTCATCATCACCGTGCTGGCCATCGCCGCCAAGGTGATCGGCTGCGGGTTGCCGGTGCTGAAAGAAGGCTGGTCGAGCGCGCTCAAGGTCGGCGTGGGGATGACGCCGCGCGGAGAGGTGGCGCTCATCGTTGCCTTGATCGGCCTGCAGATGGACATGATCTCGCAGGCGGTGTACGGGATCGTGATCTTCATGACGGCGGCGACGACTCTGCTGGCCCCGCCCGTACTGCGCTACCTCTTCCGGCGGGACCTGGCCAAGGGCGAGGTCTTGGAAGAAGCCGTCAGCGAGTAG